The Candidatus Thermoplasmatota archaeon genome includes the window AAATTATCAGAAAAATAAGGCCTGACATAATCCACTCGCATTCTCCAGGGGTCATAGGCGTGCACGGTGTTGCTGCATCGTATAAGTATGGCATTCCGCTAATTTTTACATACCATACATTTCTGGAAGACTCCGTCTATTTTGCATCCCCGTCTCCCTTAATACAAGATATTGCAGGAAGGCTGCTCCGGGCATGGCTGAAATGGTATTTTAGAAGGTGCAATGCCATAATTGCCCCGAGCAACGCTGCAAAAATTGAGATCGGCAGATTGGCCGAAAAAATCATTGAGGTAGTCCCTACGGGTATAAATGTGGACAGATTCTCTTATGGCAAAGGCATGGTAGCAAGAAAAGAAATGGGATTGGGGAACGAAAAAGTCGTCCTGCATGTGGGAAGAATCGTCAAAGAGAAAAACCTCGATTTGTTGGTAGATGCCGCCCCTTTATTGTTGAACGATGTTCCAGATGCAATATTTATAATCGTGGGAGAAGGTCCATACGCAGAGAGTTTAAAGCATAAAGTGAAGGAAATGAAACTCAACAAAAAATTCATATTCACTGGCTTTATTGAGGACGAAAAACTGCCGGATTACTACAAATGTGCCGATATTTTTGCATTTCCCTCCAAATACGAAACGCAGGGCATAGTTGCTATTGAGGCTATGGCGGCGGGCCTGCCGGTGGTGGCTGCCAGAATACGGTCATTGCCAGAAATCATAGAAGATGGAAAATGCGGCTTTTTGTTTAATCCCGATGACGCACACGATTTTGCAGAAAAGATGACAATGTCATTGAGGGCAAAAGAAATGCCAGAGAAAGCAAAAAAATTTACAATGGAGTATTCAATCGAAAAGTGCACAGATAAGCTTTTATCGCTTTATGAGAGGTTTAAATGAAGGCTAAATGCAAACTCGTGCTCGGATACGGCGATAATGAGGAGGCAATACAGATAGAGAGGGCATTAAGGCCCGACAATGAATTTTTTGTCAAGACATGCGTTAGAGAAAATATTGTAGAGGCAACAATAGAAGCGAATTCAGTACCCTCGCTATTGCATACAATGGACGATTTCCTTTCATGCCTTTCTGTAGTGGAAAAAATACACAGATTTTTCAGATAGCAGGTTAAGTAGACCAAACCTTAAATTTTGATTCCTAGCTTGTTAGGTGGCACAAACGCATTTTATAACCGATAGATTTATATTCTTGTGCACCCTAACTATTATTATGTCATATATTGAAATTAAGACAA containing:
- a CDS encoding KEOPS complex subunit Pcc1; protein product: MKAKCKLVLGYGDNEEAIQIERALRPDNEFFVKTCVRENIVEATIEANSVPSLLHTMDDFLSCLSVVEKIHRFFR
- a CDS encoding glycosyltransferase, with the protein product MKAAWFTDTWLPAMDGVVSSLLSFKEEIEKRGHKIYLFVPGENNIDDFDEGIFYYKASPFKKYPNYRMASIFSIFCPRTKKIIRKIRPDIIHSHSPGVIGVHGVAASYKYGIPLIFTYHTFLEDSVYFASPSPLIQDIAGRLLRAWLKWYFRRCNAIIAPSNAAKIEIGRLAEKIIEVVPTGINVDRFSYGKGMVARKEMGLGNEKVVLHVGRIVKEKNLDLLVDAAPLLLNDVPDAIFIIVGEGPYAESLKHKVKEMKLNKKFIFTGFIEDEKLPDYYKCADIFAFPSKYETQGIVAIEAMAAGLPVVAARIRSLPEIIEDGKCGFLFNPDDAHDFAEKMTMSLRAKEMPEKAKKFTMEYSIEKCTDKLLSLYERFK